Proteins encoded within one genomic window of Flavobacteriales bacterium:
- a CDS encoding DUF721 domain-containing protein, translated as MKRKSNQQSLGDVIKDFLRESGWEQKLDEVKIITEWDKLLGASLAKYTDEVFISNKKLHIRLNSSTLRQELSYQRSELIKKLNDAVGKEVIVDIILK; from the coding sequence TTGAAAAGGAAGAGTAACCAACAGTCATTAGGAGATGTAATTAAAGATTTTCTTAGAGAAAGCGGTTGGGAACAAAAGCTTGATGAAGTAAAGATAATTACGGAATGGGATAAGTTATTGGGAGCTTCTTTGGCAAAGTATACGGATGAAGTATTCATATCCAATAAAAAACTACACATAAGGCTAAATTCATCAACATTACGCCAAGAACTATCTTACCAAAGAAGTGAGCTTATAAAAAAGCTAAATGATGCTGTTGGTAAAGAAGTGATTGTTGATATAATCCTAAAATAA
- a CDS encoding nucleoside-diphosphate kinase: MATNRTFTMIKPEAVEKGNIGAILERINAAGFRIAAMKKTQLSTDSAGTFYAVHKERPFYGELVSYMSSGPIVAAILEKDNAVADFRALIGATDPSEAADGTIRKEFAESKAKNAIHGSDSDENAAIEADFFFTEEERS, from the coding sequence ATGGCAACTAATAGAACATTCACAATGATTAAGCCCGAAGCCGTAGAAAAAGGAAACATCGGTGCTATTTTAGAACGAATAAACGCTGCAGGTTTTAGAATTGCAGCAATGAAAAAAACACAGTTATCTACTGATTCTGCTGGTACTTTCTACGCAGTTCATAAGGAACGCCCATTCTATGGAGAATTGGTAAGCTATATGAGTTCTGGCCCTATTGTAGCTGCAATTCTTGAAAAAGATAATGCTGTTGCTGATTTCAGAGCACTTATTGGCGCTACTGATCCATCAGAAGCTGCTGATGGCACTATCAGGAAAGAATTTGCTGAGAGTAAAGCAAAAAATGCTATACACGGTTCTGACTCTGACGAAAATGCTGCTATTGAAGCTGATTTCTTCTTTACAGAGGAAGAGCGTTCATAA
- a CDS encoding bifunctional oligoribonuclease/PAP phosphatase NrnA yields the protein MKAEELNQLKSFLSSPRRIVITTHKGPDGDAMGSSLGLANYLQIKGHTVSVITPNDYPSFLKWMKGNDNVIEFCYHEEKAKRITEKAELIFCLDFNILSRIDTYAPVVESSKAPKVLIDHHQQPDTFDFNFSDTTACSTAQLIFEFLELLGDQHLINQDIAECLYAGIMTDTGNFRFNSVTSKTHQIVSTLIEKGVRNDWVYDKIHDNNSVSRLKLLGYCLNEKLEVLPEFNAAYICLTEEELKRFNFQKGDTEGVVNYALSIKGVRVAAFFVQRDDIIKISFRSKGDISVNQLSRDHFGGGGHINAAGGASTDMDSAIQTFKKVISNYIN from the coding sequence ATGAAAGCAGAAGAATTAAATCAATTAAAATCGTTTTTGTCATCCCCAAGACGAATTGTAATAACTACTCACAAAGGGCCTGATGGTGATGCTATGGGTTCCTCTTTGGGCTTAGCTAATTATCTTCAAATAAAGGGGCATACAGTTTCAGTTATTACACCCAATGATTACCCTAGTTTTTTGAAGTGGATGAAAGGAAATGATAACGTTATAGAATTCTGTTATCATGAAGAAAAAGCTAAGCGAATTACAGAAAAAGCAGAACTTATATTTTGTTTAGATTTCAATATACTTAGTCGAATTGACACCTATGCTCCAGTAGTAGAGTCATCCAAAGCGCCAAAGGTTTTAATAGATCATCATCAACAGCCAGATACTTTCGACTTTAATTTTTCGGATACTACAGCTTGTTCAACCGCTCAATTAATTTTTGAATTCTTAGAGCTTTTGGGTGACCAACACTTAATTAATCAGGATATAGCAGAGTGCTTATACGCTGGCATAATGACAGATACTGGGAATTTCAGGTTTAATTCGGTAACCTCAAAAACACATCAGATTGTTTCTACTCTTATAGAAAAAGGAGTGAGGAACGATTGGGTATATGACAAGATTCATGATAATAATTCTGTAAGTAGATTAAAGCTTTTAGGCTATTGCTTAAACGAAAAATTAGAGGTCTTGCCAGAATTTAATGCTGCATATATCTGTCTGACCGAAGAGGAGCTAAAGCGATTTAACTTTCAAAAAGGAGATACTGAGGGCGTTGTAAATTATGCACTATCAATAAAAGGAGTTAGAGTAGCGGCCTTTTTTGTTCAAAGAGATGATATAATTAAAATATCATTTAGGTCAAAAGGGGATATTTCAGTAAATCAGCTTTCTAGAGACCATTTTGGTGGTGGTGGACACATAAACGCTGCTGGTGGTGCTTCGACAGACATGGATTCTGCTATTCAAACATTCAAAAAAGTAATATCAAATTATATAAACTAA
- a CDS encoding FKBP-type peptidyl-prolyl cis-trans isomerase: protein MDSVSYSLGVSLANNLKTSGFETVESDAISSAFNDVFSENDVKISEEDANALIQDYFMELSQKKSQEAISKGQAFLDENAKKEGVVTTASGLQYQVLTQGQGTKPAASDEVTVHYHGTLIDGTVFDSSVDRGQPASFPVGGVIQGWVEALQLMNVGSKYKLFIPSNLAYGERGAGGSIGPNETLIFEVELLSIN, encoded by the coding sequence ATGGACTCTGTAAGTTACAGCTTAGGAGTGAGTCTTGCCAATAATTTAAAGACTAGCGGCTTTGAAACTGTTGAATCTGATGCTATTTCGTCAGCATTTAACGATGTTTTTTCTGAAAATGATGTGAAGATAAGCGAAGAGGATGCTAATGCTTTAATACAAGATTACTTCATGGAATTAAGTCAAAAGAAAAGTCAAGAAGCGATTAGCAAAGGACAAGCGTTTCTTGATGAAAACGCTAAAAAAGAAGGTGTGGTCACAACAGCATCAGGTTTACAATATCAAGTTTTAACGCAAGGACAAGGTACTAAGCCAGCTGCAAGTGATGAAGTAACAGTACATTATCATGGCACATTAATAGATGGCACTGTATTTGATAGCTCTGTTGATAGAGGTCAGCCAGCTTCATTTCCAGTAGGTGGTGTAATTCAAGGATGGGTAGAGGCTCTACAATTAATGAATGTAGGCTCAAAATATAAATTATTCATACCATCCAATTTGGCATATGGCGAGAGAGGGGCAGGAGGTTCAATTGGTCCCAACGAAACACTTATTTTTGAGGTAGAATTACTATCGATTAATTAA
- a CDS encoding DUF1295 domain-containing protein encodes MALINELEKQGNFLFKYRGQFPIVLFILAIPFIYVTEDIPPLLAENYTFLAIGLSVIGFVIRAYTIGTTPRGTSGRNTKEQVAEQLNSTGIYSMLRHPLYLGNYFMWIGIVCFTYNWCFVVIVSLLYWVYYERIMFAEERFLEQKFGHNYLDWAKTLPAFIPKFSNLKKSEIPFSFVSVLRREYSGVLATVIGFVFVDFLRNYFAGDDVLISNFSIDILIVSVLLSLILRTLKRHTKLLNEEGRS; translated from the coding sequence ATGGCATTAATAAACGAATTAGAAAAGCAAGGTAACTTCTTGTTTAAGTATAGAGGGCAATTTCCTATTGTCCTCTTTATTTTGGCTATTCCTTTCATCTATGTCACTGAGGATATACCCCCTTTGCTAGCAGAAAATTATACTTTTTTGGCTATCGGTTTATCTGTTATAGGATTTGTCATTAGAGCTTACACAATTGGCACAACCCCTAGAGGGACATCAGGAAGAAACACTAAAGAACAAGTTGCTGAACAACTCAATAGTACTGGTATTTATTCCATGTTAAGACACCCACTTTATCTAGGGAATTATTTTATGTGGATTGGTATTGTATGCTTTACTTATAATTGGTGCTTCGTTGTTATAGTTAGTCTTTTGTACTGGGTATATTACGAACGTATTATGTTTGCTGAAGAGCGATTTTTAGAACAAAAATTTGGTCATAACTATTTAGATTGGGCAAAAACATTACCAGCTTTTATACCTAAATTTTCAAACCTTAAGAAAAGCGAAATCCCATTTTCTTTTGTGAGTGTTTTAAGAAGAGAGTATTCTGGAGTATTGGCTACTGTTATTGGTTTTGTATTTGTAGATTTTTTGAGAAATTACTTTGCCGGTGATGATGTACTTATTTCCAATTTTTCAATAGATATACTAATTGTTTCTGTGTTGCTAAGTTTAATTCTTAGAACGCTTAAAAGACACACTAAACTTTTGAATGAAGAAGGGAGGTCTTAA
- a CDS encoding class I SAM-dependent methyltransferase encodes MSDFSQHFKKNLQSWENRTPVHMESRFYNNEKFKSSKYSLNDIERSILQDVSKQSMLHLQCHFGQDTISWANLGAEATGVDFSPSAIKAAKELSNEVNVPCRFIESNVLELDLEEEFDIVFSSYGAIGWLPNLKKWGEVVAKHLKKGGTFLLVETHPFLSILEGHDYFFDKDMRIEKEKGSYTDGGENLDSEFYWWNHSLTEIFVALESNGLKLQSFEEYNYTPYLLKGMVEREAGKHVLKDRAHQNLPYVFSLKATKK; translated from the coding sequence ATGAGTGATTTCAGCCAACATTTCAAAAAGAATTTACAGTCTTGGGAGAATAGAACGCCTGTACATATGGAGTCTCGATTCTACAACAATGAAAAATTTAAATCGAGCAAATACAGCTTAAATGATATTGAACGATCTATATTGCAAGATGTTAGTAAGCAGTCTATGCTGCACTTACAATGTCATTTCGGTCAAGATACTATCTCATGGGCTAATCTAGGTGCTGAAGCAACGGGAGTGGATTTTTCGCCTTCTGCCATTAAAGCTGCAAAAGAACTTTCTAATGAAGTTAATGTGCCTTGTCGCTTCATTGAGTCTAATGTATTAGAACTTGATTTGGAAGAAGAGTTTGATATTGTTTTCTCTTCTTATGGCGCTATTGGATGGCTTCCTAATCTCAAAAAATGGGGTGAGGTTGTTGCCAAACACCTTAAAAAAGGCGGCACCTTTTTATTAGTTGAAACTCATCCTTTTTTAAGTATTCTTGAAGGACATGATTATTTCTTTGACAAAGATATGAGGATTGAAAAAGAAAAAGGAAGCTATACAGACGGTGGAGAAAATTTGGATAGTGAATTTTACTGGTGGAACCATTCGCTTACAGAAATTTTTGTAGCTCTTGAATCTAATGGCCTAAAGCTTCAATCTTTTGAAGAATATAATTACACGCCTTATCTGCTTAAAGGAATGGTAGAAAGAGAAGCTGGAAAACATGTTTTAAAAGATAGAGCACATCAAAACTTACCATATGTTTTCTCATTGAAAGCAACCAAAAAATAA
- a CDS encoding serine hydroxymethyltransferase, which yields MKRDERIFELIEEEKNRQMHGIELIASENFVSEQVMEAMGSVLTNKYAEGFPKRRYYGGCEVVDKVEQLAIDRVKELFGVEYANVQPHSGSQANAAVFLAVLKPGDKILGFNLAHGGHLTHGSPVNFSGKIYKTSFYSVKEEDGLIDYDALEQTAIEEKPQLIICGASAYSRDIDYKRFREIADKVGALLMGDISHPSGLIAAGHLNNPAPYCHILTTTTHKTLRGPRGGLIMVGKDFENPWGLKTPKGLVKKMSSLLDSAVFPGTQGGPLEHVIGAKAVAFGEALEPEFKEYTLQVIKNAKVMAQCFIDKGYKVISGGTENHCMLLDLRSKGITGKDAENTLVKADITVNKNMVPFDDNSPFVTSGMRVGTPAITTRGVKEDTIPQIVDLIDEVLMNIDNEEVIQNVRKKVNDLMGQFPLFTY from the coding sequence ATGAAAAGAGACGAAAGAATATTTGAATTAATTGAAGAAGAAAAAAACCGTCAGATGCACGGCATTGAGTTGATTGCTTCGGAAAACTTTGTTAGTGAACAGGTTATGGAAGCTATGGGTTCTGTATTAACTAATAAATATGCTGAAGGTTTTCCTAAAAGACGATATTACGGTGGTTGTGAAGTTGTTGACAAGGTTGAGCAATTAGCAATTGATAGAGTGAAAGAATTATTTGGTGTTGAATATGCCAACGTACAGCCTCATTCAGGTTCTCAAGCTAATGCAGCGGTCTTTTTAGCTGTTCTTAAGCCGGGTGACAAAATCCTAGGTTTCAATTTAGCTCATGGAGGACATCTTACTCACGGATCTCCTGTTAATTTTTCTGGTAAAATTTATAAGACTAGTTTCTATTCTGTTAAGGAAGAGGATGGCTTAATTGATTACGATGCTTTAGAGCAAACAGCAATTGAAGAAAAACCACAGTTAATTATTTGCGGTGCCTCAGCTTACTCAAGAGATATTGACTATAAAAGATTTAGAGAAATTGCCGACAAAGTAGGCGCTCTTTTAATGGGTGATATTTCTCATCCTTCAGGACTTATTGCTGCAGGACATTTAAACAATCCTGCTCCCTACTGCCACATTCTTACTACTACCACTCACAAAACGTTGAGAGGACCTAGAGGTGGTTTAATAATGGTAGGGAAAGATTTTGAAAACCCTTGGGGTTTGAAAACCCCAAAAGGTTTAGTTAAAAAGATGTCCTCTTTATTGGATTCAGCAGTATTCCCTGGCACCCAGGGCGGGCCACTAGAGCATGTTATTGGTGCTAAAGCCGTTGCTTTTGGAGAAGCTCTAGAGCCAGAATTTAAAGAATACACACTTCAAGTGATCAAAAATGCGAAAGTAATGGCTCAATGCTTTATAGATAAAGGGTATAAAGTAATTTCTGGCGGTACTGAAAACCACTGTATGTTGTTGGATTTAAGATCAAAAGGCATTACTGGTAAAGACGCAGAAAACACTTTAGTAAAGGCAGATATAACTGTAAATAAAAATATGGTGCCATTTGATGATAATTCGCCCTTTGTAACCTCAGGTATGCGAGTTGGAACTCCAGCAATAACAACACGTGGTGTGAAGGAAGATACTATCCCTCAAATAGTAGACTTAATTGACGAAGTACTTATGAATATTGACAATGAAGAAGTTATTCAAAATGTGCGCAAGAAAGTCAATGACCTTATGGGACAGTTTCCGCTTTTTACATACTAA
- a CDS encoding nitronate monooxygenase, whose product MNNNITQLFGIKYPLIQAGMIWCSGWRLASAVSNAGGLGVIGSGSMYPDVLREHIQKCKLHTSKPFAVNLPLLYPQIDDHINILIEEGVKVVFTSAGNPAKWTSHLKKHDITVVHVVSNVKFAKKALEAGVDAIVAEGFEAGGHNGREETTTMCLIPLIRKSVSLPLIAAGGIATGSGMLAAMALGADGVQIGSRFIASPESSAHQNFKDFILNSKEGDTQLMLKEITPVRLLKNEFYNQLIEAYKNGAKKEELISLLGRGRAKKGMFMGDLNEGELEIGQVSALMETIKPAADIVHEIIEEFNLVKNKMSEMKF is encoded by the coding sequence ATGAACAATAATATTACTCAATTATTTGGTATAAAATATCCACTAATCCAAGCAGGTATGATTTGGTGTTCTGGCTGGAGGTTAGCATCGGCTGTGAGTAATGCCGGCGGACTAGGAGTTATAGGTTCAGGCTCAATGTATCCAGATGTGTTGAGAGAGCATATTCAGAAATGTAAATTACACACTTCAAAGCCTTTCGCAGTCAATTTACCATTATTATATCCTCAGATTGATGATCATATTAATATTCTGATTGAAGAAGGGGTAAAGGTTGTTTTTACCTCTGCTGGAAATCCTGCTAAATGGACGTCACACCTTAAAAAGCATGATATTACTGTGGTACATGTTGTAAGTAATGTCAAATTTGCCAAAAAAGCTTTAGAAGCCGGAGTAGATGCAATTGTAGCTGAGGGTTTTGAAGCCGGAGGTCATAATGGACGAGAAGAAACAACTACTATGTGCCTGATTCCTCTTATAAGAAAATCAGTTTCTCTGCCACTTATTGCGGCTGGAGGCATTGCGACCGGAAGTGGAATGTTGGCAGCAATGGCATTAGGTGCCGATGGTGTTCAGATAGGAAGTAGGTTTATAGCTTCGCCAGAATCTTCAGCACATCAAAATTTTAAAGATTTTATTCTTAATTCTAAAGAGGGTGATACCCAATTAATGCTAAAAGAAATTACACCAGTTAGACTACTAAAAAACGAGTTTTATAATCAGCTTATTGAAGCTTACAAAAATGGAGCGAAAAAAGAAGAACTTATCTCTTTATTAGGAAGGGGGAGAGCCAAGAAAGGAATGTTTATGGGAGACCTAAATGAAGGTGAATTGGAAATAGGACAAGTTTCTGCACTCATGGAAACTATAAAACCCGCTGCCGATATTGTTCATGAAATTATTGAAGAATTTAATTTGGTAAAAAATAAAATGTCAGAAATGAAGTTTTAG
- a CDS encoding gliding motility-associated C-terminal domain-containing protein: MKVFRCFILTLLVCNSFVVFAQDPNPPLITRISVNPVSEQVDIYWVNNSNQVTGYIIYFEDISGLWIPLDTVLGLTNTNYTTTNANPQNKIETFSVVAFDAMGNNSIRSTAHSTIFVNNSYEECDTSVFLDWNPYLNMVGMEAYQLKIIREDLTSGTIFPEETLDLEKEDTSIFLAVDYSSKYTMWLEATSTASYVSKSNRISFTSTDIDIPTFSYVNRVTVEGETNIKVTALSNSVDLSHFNIYRSFTADGFQFFSGKAELSPNGYLFTDDLVLPYRNLYYYRAKPVDICGKEYDLTTLTNLSDTSIVHNLKLDPQSINKESISVITGEYDGFISASHLEIWKEVNGERTFLQNVYTFTPYDISIENDFGKVCIYQISTEDDFNELGRKDTVFSNQVCISKSPLLYIPKAFTPDNGDIKNDVWNITVNQSESIDSYKLQVFSRWGQLVFETNSLQEGWDGTFANNIAANGMYIFDIQIQFAQGQTLRETGRIVLLR, from the coding sequence ATGAAAGTTTTTCGATGTTTTATATTAACCTTGCTTGTTTGCAACTCCTTTGTAGTTTTTGCTCAAGACCCTAATCCACCCTTAATTACTAGAATTAGTGTTAACCCCGTAAGTGAACAAGTGGATATTTATTGGGTTAATAATTCTAACCAGGTTACAGGTTACATCATTTATTTTGAAGATATCTCTGGATTATGGATACCGCTTGATACCGTCTTAGGTCTAACAAATACCAACTATACCACTACCAATGCAAACCCACAAAATAAAATCGAAACCTTTAGTGTAGTTGCATTTGACGCAATGGGAAACAATAGTATTAGAAGCACTGCCCATTCAACCATTTTTGTAAACAATTCTTATGAAGAATGCGATACCTCTGTTTTTTTAGATTGGAACCCTTATCTCAATATGGTAGGAATGGAAGCTTATCAGCTTAAAATTATTAGAGAAGATTTGACAAGCGGGACGATTTTTCCTGAAGAAACATTAGATTTAGAAAAAGAAGATACTTCTATTTTTTTAGCTGTGGATTATTCAAGTAAGTACACAATGTGGTTAGAAGCAACAAGTACAGCATCTTATGTGTCAAAATCAAATAGAATATCATTTACATCTACAGATATAGACATTCCAACCTTCAGCTACGTTAACAGGGTAACGGTGGAGGGAGAAACTAATATTAAGGTTACAGCATTATCTAACTCTGTTGACCTAAGCCATTTTAATATTTATCGATCGTTTACAGCAGATGGATTTCAGTTTTTTTCAGGAAAAGCAGAATTATCGCCTAATGGATACTTATTTACAGATGATTTGGTTTTACCTTACAGAAACTTATATTATTACAGAGCTAAGCCAGTAGATATTTGTGGTAAAGAATACGATTTAACGACTCTAACTAATCTAAGCGATACCTCAATCGTACATAACCTGAAGCTCGACCCTCAGAGTATTAATAAAGAAAGTATTTCAGTAATTACTGGAGAGTATGATGGTTTTATCAGTGCATCACATTTAGAAATATGGAAAGAGGTCAATGGCGAGCGAACGTTTTTACAAAACGTGTACACTTTTACACCTTATGACATTTCCATTGAAAACGATTTTGGCAAAGTGTGTATCTATCAAATTTCTACAGAAGATGACTTTAATGAATTAGGAAGGAAAGACACTGTTTTTTCAAACCAAGTTTGTATTTCTAAATCCCCTTTACTGTACATACCAAAAGCCTTTACACCAGATAATGGTGATATTAAAAATGACGTTTGGAACATTACAGTCAATCAGTCAGAATCCATAGACTCTTACAAATTACAAGTCTTTTCTAGATGGGGGCAATTGGTATTTGAAACCAATTCATTGCAAGAGGGTTGGGATGGAACATTTGCAAATAATATTGCGGCAAACGGCATGTATATATTTGATATTCAAATCCAATTTGCACAAGGGCAAACCCTAAGAGAAACAGGGCGTATAGTTTTACTAAGATAA
- the guaB gene encoding IMP dehydrogenase, with the protein MDYSKKIIGEGLTYDDVLLVPDYSDILPHQVNVTTQFSRNIKLNIPIVSAAMDTVTEAKMAIALAQDGGIGVLHKNMSIANQSAEVRKVKRSESGMILDPITLPQNSSVSDALAIMKENKIGGIPVVKENLDLVGIVTNRDLRFEKNHDKKIVEVMTTIDDLVTTQLTDLENAKDILQANKIEKLPVVDEHGKLVGLITYKDIMKNKTRPNSCKDIYGRLRVAAAVGVTTDVSERVQALVDAGVDAIIVDTAHGHSKGVIDTVKKLKSEFEIDIVAGNIATEKAALALAEAGVDAVKVGIGPGSICTTRVVAGVGLPQLSAIISVSKALKDKGIPIIADGGIRYSGDIVKAIVAGASSVMLGSIFAGVEEAPGETVIFEGRKFKTYRGMGSVEAMQAGSKDRYFQANEDNAKKLVPEGIVGRVAFKGNLDEVIHQMIGGLRAGMGYCGAHDISTLTEAKFIRITSAGMTESHPHDVNITKEAPNYSR; encoded by the coding sequence ATGGATTATAGCAAGAAAATAATAGGCGAGGGATTAACTTACGATGATGTGTTGCTTGTGCCAGATTATTCTGACATATTACCCCATCAGGTAAATGTTACCACTCAATTTTCCAGAAATATAAAACTTAATATCCCCATTGTTTCTGCTGCTATGGATACAGTTACAGAAGCAAAGATGGCAATTGCATTGGCACAAGATGGTGGCATAGGTGTTCTTCACAAGAATATGTCTATTGCCAATCAATCTGCAGAAGTAAGAAAAGTAAAACGTTCCGAAAGCGGAATGATTTTAGATCCCATTACACTTCCTCAAAATTCTTCTGTAAGTGATGCGTTAGCCATTATGAAAGAAAATAAAATTGGTGGTATACCAGTAGTGAAAGAAAACTTAGACTTAGTTGGTATTGTAACTAATAGGGATTTGAGATTCGAAAAAAACCACGACAAGAAAATTGTTGAGGTTATGACTACTATTGATGACTTAGTAACGACTCAACTAACGGATTTAGAAAATGCTAAAGACATTCTCCAAGCCAATAAAATTGAAAAACTTCCTGTTGTTGACGAACATGGTAAACTGGTAGGTCTAATTACCTACAAAGACATCATGAAAAATAAGACTCGACCAAATTCGTGTAAAGATATATACGGTCGTTTAAGAGTTGCTGCTGCCGTTGGAGTGACTACTGATGTTTCGGAGCGAGTTCAAGCGTTGGTTGACGCAGGTGTAGATGCTATTATAGTAGATACCGCTCACGGACACAGTAAGGGAGTCATTGACACAGTTAAAAAATTAAAGTCTGAATTTGAGATTGATATTGTTGCAGGCAATATTGCTACAGAAAAAGCGGCATTAGCACTAGCGGAGGCAGGAGTAGATGCTGTAAAGGTAGGTATAGGTCCAGGTTCAATATGTACAACTAGAGTTGTTGCTGGCGTTGGGCTACCTCAATTATCAGCAATTATTAGTGTTTCAAAAGCTCTAAAAGATAAAGGAATACCCATCATAGCAGATGGCGGAATTCGATATTCAGGTGATATTGTGAAGGCCATAGTTGCCGGAGCAAGTTCTGTTATGTTGGGTTCTATATTTGCCGGTGTTGAAGAAGCACCAGGTGAAACCGTAATTTTTGAAGGAAGAAAATTCAAAACATACAGAGGAATGGGTTCTGTTGAAGCTATGCAAGCAGGATCAAAAGACCGTTATTTTCAAGCCAATGAAGATAATGCCAAAAAACTCGTTCCAGAAGGAATTGTAGGAAGAGTTGCATTCAAAGGAAACCTTGATGAGGTAATTCACCAAATGATAGGTGGATTAAGAGCTGGTATGGGATACTGTGGCGCACATGATATATCTACACTAACCGAAGCTAAATTTATACGTATCACATCAGCAGGAATGACTGAGAGTCATCCTCACGATGTTAATATTACTAAAGAAGCCCCTAATTATAGCCGATAA